ATCCACTCGTTTAGGTATCCGTCATATTCTGCGGTGTTCTCGTAACCCAGAACCTCCAAAGCAAGCGCTCCATAGGTGGATGCAACACCACCTCCGCAATAGGTGATGATCCGTTCCCCGGTGAGCGGCGTTACACCGCGAAAAGTCTCCGACAGCTGTTTGAAAGGCAGCATCGTATTGTTCTGCGGATCAATCAGCTTGGTGAACGGCAGATTGCTGCTGGAAGGAATATGGCCCGCTCGGGCGCGAACCGAAATCTCTCCCGAGAAATCGTCCGGCTGGAGCAGGCAGATCAAGGTCCCCTCCGCTCGTCCCGTCGAAAGTGTGACGACCTCCTCTTTGTGCGCCCATGGTTTTTCCTCGTTTTCGATGCGATAAACAGTACGCTCGAAGCGCGGAAGCCCCGTGTCCAGTCGACCACCCTGAGCCTGATATCGCTTCAGTCCGCCGTCGAGAACACTGACCTTTTCATGGCCAAGCGTTCGGAAGACCCACCACAGTCGCGCCGCCCATTGTCCGGCGAGCGCATCGTAGGTGATGACGTGAACATTGGGCCGAAGTCCAAGTTTTCCAGCCGCCTCCTCAAATTGGGCGGCTGTCGGTCGTGTGAATGATAGCGAGGACGCCGGATCGGAGAATTCGGTAAACAGGTCAGCAAAACGAGCGCCCGGAATGTGGCCCTTCTCGAGGAAATGATCGAGGCCGGATCTGAATTCGCCCCTCGCCGATCCAGAGGGTGCTGGATCGAGGAAGACGCTTGCGTCCAAAACAACGACGTCCGCCTCATTGGTGTGCGCCATGAGCCACTCGACCGAGACGAGGGGGGGAACCCGCTTTGCAATCAAGACTATATTTCCTTAGGTCCCAGAGACTTTACCGACGTGTTTTTCGAAGCTAGAATTCTAACTAGAAAAATGCGATTACATCAAGGCTTCCCGAAGCCCAAAAGCACAGGAAGCAGGATCAGTGTTCCGCCCGGGAATCAGGATTAGGGATTTGTATTCCGTTGAACAAGCGCTATTCAGACGAGCTACGTGATCGTGCGGTGGCGCTGGTGGACGAACGGCGCCTACGGAATCCGAGAGATCGCACTATTTACCGAGAAGTGGCAGAGAACCTCAAGATCGGAGAACAGTCTCTCAGG
This sequence is a window from Agrobacterium tumefaciens. Protein-coding genes within it:
- a CDS encoding sulfurtransferase, with the protein product MIAKRVPPLVSVEWLMAHTNEADVVVLDASVFLDPAPSGSARGEFRSGLDHFLEKGHIPGARFADLFTEFSDPASSLSFTRPTAAQFEEAAGKLGLRPNVHVITYDALAGQWAARLWWVFRTLGHEKVSVLDGGLKRYQAQGGRLDTGLPRFERTVYRIENEEKPWAHKEEVVTLSTGRAEGTLICLLQPDDFSGEISVRARAGHIPSSSNLPFTKLIDPQNNTMLPFKQLSETFRGVTPLTGERIITYCGGGVASTYGALALEVLGYENTAEYDGYLNEWISDPDLSLETGPGRLSKADSN